The window ggctttggggggaaccggcacaaccctctagagatggcctatcacatatatatataatgaggtggtatacaacgttacaatatacacatgtaaatacagtctaacactcgCCGGCCGGAGAGCGGGGAGGCCGGCGGTCAAGGCTCAAGAAGAAGGCCTCCACCCCGTTGCTTTCGTCGACCGAACCGGCCCAGGGGTAGGAATGATGCCTGCCAGCCTCACGTCGCCTGCCGCGCACACGTGAAACAGGCAACGCAACGcaacacgtactccctccgttccaaaatagatgacccaactttgtactaaagttagtacaaagttgggtcatctattttggaacggagggtccTGGGGGCGGGACGTGGGAGGGACACATGCACGGGCTGCACCGGCCGGCCGCTGCGAGGGAAGCGAGCGGCAGCGGTAGTAGCATCAGGAGGCAGTCGGGCAGCGTCTTTCCAGCCTGCCTGATCAGGCGGCGATGGTGGTACGTGCGCGTGTACCGCTGCGGCGGGGCACGGCATGGCGCCACTGGCCGGGTAGCGGCACATGCGGCAGCCAGCGGCAGTGGGGCGGTCGGAAAGGCTGGCGCATGCAGGCAAAGCAGGGGCGCGTCCAGGCTGCGTGACAGTACGAGTACGACGAGACGACCACCGGTTTGAAAGCGGTAGGTGGCGACTGCCGAGTGCCTGTGGCTGGCAGGCACATTCACTGCTACCGCCCCACGGGCAAAGCAAAGAGCAAACCCCTTCCTTCCTTTCCCTGCACACACACGCGCGCCTCCTGTAGCGTTCGACGCCCCTTGGCAGATTTGTTCGCCGGGTGGTTCCTCGCTGATGGAACAACACGAGGCGAGGAGGCCGACCTGGCCAACGGGGAACCAGTGCTGAGTGTAgcgtatctatctatctatctagcgGCCTGGGCTCATCAAAAGGAGGAGGCCAACATGGGACGGGTTCAAATCGGTCTCTCTGATCCGATGTGAACCAAAGGCGGGAGCAGTGGTACGTTTAGGCTGCCGGGCAGGGCAGGGCTACCTGACTCGAGACGCTTCTTTCTAGGCCTTTTTCGCTTTGAATGGGACACTGTAAAATGGCTCTGTGCGAACGGAGTCAATGGCGCTGTGCCGTCGCAGCGACAAGAGACAGGCGGTAAGAATCTGGCCTACAGCAGTAAACTCGAGTCAGTAATAATGGTCGCAGCGATAGTCCAATGTGCAGAGCCGATGACTGAGACCTGACGCGCCAGTAAATTAACTTCGCCTACAAGAGATAATTTGGAATTTCATCATGGCAGGCCTGCAGCGTCTTGCCGTCTTCTGCCTTTTTTTTTTATGAAGTTGCCGTCTTCTGCCTTCAAAGCAGTGAAGGCAGACTATCGGCGTTCACATAAGACGGCGGATTCGGACAAGGCCGATCAGGATGGCATCTTGCAATAGTTGAGACGGCTACAGCGTACAGGGATGTGAACAAAACCGATATCAAACTCCAGACAGCAGGTCATGATTTGATGAAAGTACTCTGTATATCACACTCCAAACTTTTTCTGTACAACACAGAACGTCACACGGCAAAATTGAGATACAGATAGTCCTTCGACATTGCATCAGTTTTAACTCTAGTCTGTGCTTAAATTACTGCGGTATATGTTTCTGGTTGTCTGTCCCCGTATACGAACTAGCTGCAGAAGTGACATTGGGATCCCACGCCCGACGAGTTTGCATTTGTAGGAAGAGCAAGCCAGAAGGTTCGTTATGGCAACGACTACTGCCTACAAAGTCTTCTGATGAAGTAGCAGAGCTAATTTACAACAGCCCGACGGGCATTTTCTGGTATTACATTACCTGGATCTCCTCAATAATCTACAGCTTCGCCAACAGTATACGGGTTGTCCCTTGCAGCTTCTAGTCCACTATGAGCTGCCAATGTGATCAAAGGCAGCTTCTACGATGGTATGTACAGTTGAGCTCAACGTTGAAAGGCTGTGATGCAAACAGATCCAGCAGATGTTATTTGAAGGTGAGGTTTTTAAAAGCAGGTATACAACATAATTGATAAAGCTGGTAAAAGACGGTTAGCTACAAAAGCAATAAAGCTGATGGGCAATGCTAGCACAGGGAATTTTCTGTCACATTTCGATTTTTGGGGTGCCAATGAAGGTCTACAACCAAAGCTACAGACCTAATAAAGTTATGACCCTGTACCAAAGGGCTAAGGAAAATGCTAACGAAGATTGAAGTTATAAAATCGTGTAACTATTATTTTGAAAGAGGGCAAAGAAGTGATGCACAACATTACAATACAAAGAGCAAAGTTTAGTTTTGCACCTTGGAAAAATCATGTCGCTGATGACAGTCAAATCGTCAGGAGAGAGACTCAGTCCTTCTGATAAAAGGAGAGAACTAGGTCTGTATGTACCGAGAACAATTGTGTGTCCAGAAACAGCTGTCAACAAAATCGAATGAACTGCATATATTAGTCTGTGCCGCAGTATATGTCTCACTGAACACGCATATGCCTATCATATGTAAAATGGCAAAATCGATTCTTGCAAAAGATATGAAAACTCAACCAAAAAGAGAAGACTTCTAAGTATTGCTCAACCTGAGAATCAGGACCTTGAAGCGTTGTCCAAATATGGTACTCAAACTAGATTGAAGGCAATGAAAATGGGAAGGCTGCAAATTTAATACCTTCATAAAAGGCCTATCTCGGGCCGGGAAAGAACCAATGAAGCTCTCTCTTAAAATTAAGGAAACCTGTGTAAAGACAGCAAAAGACAGTCAGTAACTAGGGGTGTTTTATATATTAAGAAATAGACTCGAGTCAACAACAAATATTCTACACATGTTTACAGTTGGCAACTGACAGTTCTTCTTATGATTATAAAGAAAAGACTCAAAATTAGCAACGAGTATCCTGCACTTGTATATATCTGCTGATAAAATCCTGTTTAGGAACACACTGGGGGCCCAAGACAATTCGTTCAACAGATAAAGGCACACAAGAATACACAGACCATACATTTTAACAACATACCTTGTCATTGTTGGATTGCACATTGGTAATCGTGTGAGATCTTAAGTTGGAGCACAGAGAATCAAGGTGGGATCTAAGCACTGCCAAGAAACCTTTGGCTGCTTCCACCTGTATGCTCAGAAGTTCAGAATGATGTCAGAAGTGAAAATCCACAGGATACAGAAAATGCTTATACTTCAGCACAGAACAACTAAACAAACCTGGGCGTCTGTGCATTCATAGACAGGGCGCTTCCTAGCGAGATAACTTTCACCCACAAGTCTTGAATGATACGGCCGCAACGCAGAAAGCAATTCTTTCTGTTGTGGAAGTTGCGGTACTGAAGCAGACTTAATCTACATCCAGCATGATTTCGTCCATCAGTAATAGCTTGTCGCATTATTTACATCATCAACCATGATACTACAGCATTAGATGCTTTAAAAAATTATACTACAAGTGAAACTGATGATGTACAAGTCTCCAAATCAGCAAATTTGTAAAAAGGAAATAGGAAAGCACTACGCAGGCAATACACAGTAGTGGACACAATTTGTCTCCAGAAAGTAATAAAATATCACAGGTAAATAGGTAAGACACTTTGCAGGCACCTGATTCTTGTTGGCATCAATTATCACGGCATTTGCTAGCCTGGATTGCAGATCAGGTGTTTTGTGCTGCACACCAACCTAAACATGAGAATAATTGTTAGTCGTGGACCAGTCAGTTCAAAttaaagggcagccccagtgcatgtagctcccgcttgcgcagggtctggggaagggtccgaccactttgggtctattgtacgcagcctttccctacatttctgtaagaggctgtttccaggacttgaacccgtgacctcatggtcacaaggcagcagctttaccactgcgccaaggctccccttcaccaGTCAGTTCAAATTAACTCAACAAAATTTATTTCAAATAGATGGTGATCGATATAGACCAATATCTACATATTTGGTGTTCACCCAATGTGAGATATGTATCTCTCCTTCAATCCCATCCCCCAAAAATATTCCCTTCTCATCCCTCCCTGGCTTGCTTGGATAATGGATAGGCAGAACAGATCCCATCACTTCAGACAGGCGGTAAATTTAGCCCAATTTTCTTGCCTTTTTGTAGGGACTGGGCCTAACTGCCTTCCATCAGCCTTAGTGTGAAGACTAAAAACATATCTCTACCGTTTCTCCACAATTTTCTCTACTTTAATCAAACCAAAATATGTCAATAAGCTTGGGAACTCACAATGTATGGAACAGGCGCGTCCAGAAAATCCAGCATGTCATTTGGCAAAACCTGTATTAAATGATGCAGACATCACAAGAGTTAAGCATGAATACATTGCCAAGCCATCCAGTTCAGATCTGAGCACTCAGAGGAACAAAATGTAAGTACCGGTATGAGTAGACTCTGCCACTGATATGGTCGTATTAGAGGTATTATGGATAAAACTGAAGCTGAAAGcattccctggtcatcaaaacaatATTCTTTATTAAATAACAACTCATGTATGATTATTCTGTTTGCCATAACAGAAAATTGTTAGCTAACACACAGATCAAGAAAATTATCAGATTAACTGGTGTGCAATATCAACACAAAAGGTGTGAATAAGAATGTCAAAACATGTATGAAGGTTGGAACAGTACCAAATTAGAACAGACAATAACAATCTGTTTCTCCAGGAGTGCGGCAGCAAAAAGCGTAATTACCTGTCAACAAAATGAATTCCAAGTTGGTAACTACAGGTAAAATTAAGTGCTCACAAGCAAGTTATAGACAATCAGTTTGTGTGCTAAGACAGATAAAACTAGAGCCCAAGAATGTAGAATGACACATCAATCAATCATTACAGTAAATAAAGGCATAAAACATTTACTGCAATGGAAGTGTAGCAGTACAGTGTAACAAAAGTGATGCCAAGGATCAAGAAAGGAATGCATTAAAGTGGATAACACACTACATGCACTAAAGCAACCAATTAAAATTCCATGTTGCCCTCTTTCAAGAACAAAAGGGATTCTTCACTAACAAGGTTACATCATATACTTAAAGAGTAAAACTAACAGATGATGCAGTTTTCAAAAAAACTGACAATTTTGTTGTGAACTGTTTACAAATCCGATGTGCACATCGAACATGCAAACCAGACACTTGCAAATATTTGTGACTACAGGTTCAAAATTATAATAAGAAACAATTAAACTCTTGGCAGGGGGCTCTCACATTTTGTATGTTTAGATGTGGGTTTTCCAAAGACAGCCTCAAGCAAATAGCATGATAGAAGAAATAACTAGGTTCCGCAAAGGAAACATTTCATCCCGGGAATAAATCAGGGATACTTACATGTTCCAACCTGAGGCATCCACATATTGTTGCAACAGCCCATGTGGATAAAGCAGTCGATTCCTCTTCAGCGAAGAGTGCATTACGCATCTGAAATAGGACTAGACATGTCACGTGCATATTATTGTTCTTATAGACGTGAACGTTACACCAAAGTAGGTCAGCTAAATGCGTAATGCGGTAATGCATCCCATAAATTACCTCAGCCACCTCTAAGCTTGTATCACGTGACCGAAGATCAATAGTCGACCCGGCAAGATGAAGAGCAGTTTCACCTGGCCGGTGAAACTTCAATGAGTGCAGGTGCTCCAACGGATGAAAATTAAATGATGAACCCCTGACAGGACACTGCAACTGGTAGTACTGACAGACAACTTGTAGAGATCCATACTTTTTGGCCTGGAGAGAACATCAAGTTACTCAACAAATTCACGGATAGGAGCTGAGCAAAATATTGCATAATTTCATCCATACAGAACCTTAGCCCATCGCAATATACTGTTGTGCCCGACTACGTCTCCATGACCAATGGAAGATGGCTCCTCCAAGTCCAAGTCGGGGGTATCATTTCTCAAATTTATGCTTTCAGAAGGAGAGTCTTGGGAACTGCAGAAAATGGTGATAACTGTTTTACTATTTTAATCAGGGACTGATGCACACGTAAAATATAGTTTGCAAACAAGCGTGCTTCGCATTCATGACAAGAGAATCTGAGGTAAGAAAATAAGAACTGAGAGCAGCACAACAGTTCCCGCCAACCTTTATTGGTTATCTAGCTATAATGTTAAAAAGTGTTCACAGCAACATTAGGGGTTAAGACTAGGCCGATTGTGTGTTGAGGAAAACAGCAGGCTGTGCTAGAAGCTAATTGATTTGGAGGATACCATAACCATACCTTGGTGATGATTCAGATCCTTCACTAAGGCGAGACCGTATAAGCGGCAAGATAGTATCATTGACAAAGATATCAAGTTCTCCAtcattcacatcttcatgtgaaagaacatgagaaTTTTCCTTGGTATCAGATTCATTCGGAATGATGGGTAAGGAATCCGGTTCATCAAGCTTAACTCCAGATACACCAGTCGCTGTATCTTCTGAAACAGAATTGTCAGACTCTTCTGCGGTATAACACTGAGTAGCTGTTCCTGTTACAAGAACATTTTGTTCTTCTTTGACAGGAGAACCACTTTCCTGTTGGACTTCTTGGGAGATGAAATCCAGTTGGTTCTCCCTATACTCAGAATTGCTGTCCGTGTCAGAGAGCTGCTTTGGAGAAACTTCCACACTTGGTTCAAAGGATTTTTCTACTGTTGTACAACCAAAATACAGTTCCTGTCCTACGATTTCGGAGCCTTCACAAATATCACCATCCTCACAGTCCTCTTCAGGCGATAATGAGGTTAGCATGCTAACACCATCCGTGAGCCATTCAAGTCGTTCTTCCATAAGAATACTGCATAAGAAACACGGCAGACACTTACGGAGAGGCAAATGCAAAGGGTGGACCATCAATGTTGAATGTGTGATAGCATCGAAGACACCCATGCAAGAATGTTTGACAAAGACTCAAGACAAATCAAACAAAAAGCTTCCAGAATGTAACATTAAGACCTTATTCATACAATGCAAAATTTATGTACTGTAATTAGAGGACAGTAAAGTACTGTGCAAAATATGGAGCGGTTATACTAGTTGCAGGGTTGAAACTATACAGATAGATCCAAAAATAGAAAATGTATCTGTAAGGTCATCAATGCAACATAAAGCTCAGACATAAGGAATATTggtaaattatactccctccgttcctaaatataagtctttttagacatttcaaatggactacaacatacggatgtatgtagacatattttagagtgtagattcactcattttactccgtatgtagtcactcgttggaatctctaaaaagacttatatttgggaacggagggggtATGAATGAATAACTTGCAAACATAACttctagaagaaaaaaatagaagaatttTGTAACTTCATTACAGATTAAGTAGAAAAATAGAAGAAATTTGTAAATTCATTACAGATTAAGTAGGTTTCCATTTCTACCACCTCAAAAAGATTGACACACCAAAATACTCAAACTGAAGAGAAATTCAGATATTACAAATACAGTAAGATAACCGGAGATAATGGAGAGCACTGTACGCTACCTCTGCAGCACCCCAAAATGCAGTTCAAAGAATGGCAGCCTAGACAGGATGCAATAACACCGTGGCGTGGTTACTACATAACGACTCCGGCGTGGAAATACAGGTTTCTCATTCGTGAGCATCGAAACTAGCTTTGAGGGTCTTTGTACAATCTCTTCCACCAATACACAGCATCCATATAATGTAGGATCATCAGCAACCTGCGAACTCCTCAATGTCAGAGCCCCAGTAAGGTGAAACGGTGTAAGAGAGAAAGATGTAAATATACCTGTAAACGGAAGACGAAAGATTGATTGCTTTCTTTTAGATGTTCCTGAAAAAGACAATATAAAAAGTAAGATTCACATCAGAACCCCAAATAGACTAGATTAAAAAGAAAATATGTAATACGTTACAACTGTAAATTTGCGGCGTAGTCTGCAATGTGGTTGGAGGAGAAACTTCACGACTACAGAGATATTATAAAAATAAAACACGAACTGAGCTGAGAAAGTCACCTGCCCTAGGAGAATTTCGTTCAGCTCGCTGAATGAAGGAGTCCGTTCAACAGCATTAACCTATTACAAATGTAAATATAGGTAAATTATTTGGTAAGAAGTGTTTCTATGCTCTTCTTATAAGCTCTGCACAAATATTGAggaaacactaacaacatgaagctAATTCGGGCATGAAATTAGGATTATGGACCACATTCAGCCACAAAATTTAGCAGTTACAGATTTGCCAGACAGAAAGTAAATTCTATTTCTCTGAGATTTCCAAGATTTTTTGTACGAGGGACAACACTATATTAGTCGATTGGAGCATACAGAAAAAAAGGGGTGGGTATGGGTGTTTTATGGCGAGGGCAATGGACATACTGAAACTTGATAGCCGCCAGATGACTATTTCTAGTTTCACTGTTTTTATCGACTAAATTTCCTggtactgcttgttctgattgcatATTTACTTGGCAACGCTGGCATGTCACCGTATGTCCAAAACAGTCTAAATGACCACCTGGTCCATAGCCCATAGGAGTGTGTCTACTCCAGCCCTATATTCCAAACCTGTCTAACTGACACCCCAGGCTTTTCTCTAATGGATCCCCTGAGGAGATTTTTGTCACGCTATTGCACTATTTCATACATGGTGGATGTAGACAACTAGGCTGGTGCCAACTatttttttttttactttgccttcttCTCTCTCGACGTCCCCTCACTCTGTTTCCTACACAAGGGCATTGCCGACTTTTTTATTGTATTATAATTTGAAATGTAACCCAGGTGGCAAGTTACAGTATTATGAACTGAACCAGACATAACAATTATGTCAACCCAGTAAACAAGATATAACCTATACAGGAAGCACCATAAAACTTGGTAAAATTGAAGTTTAATGTATAATCGTTGCAAACGTTTATTATAGAGAAATGCAAAGTATCAGGGTTATGTAGTTCGAATGGCAGACCTGTGCACCTCCAGGAAGGCAGAACGAGACAATATCCTTGTACTTAAGCGGAAGAGACCTCTCAGGGGGGTACGCAAAAAGGACCTGAAGGACAAGACAAAATATCCTGAGGTTCAGACACATGAAGAAAGGCAGCAATAGGACCTCCATTTTATAAGAACATGCAACAATAGATGATGTGAGTGATAACCTGAGGTTCCAAATTTGATACGGCATGAACTTGGTGGTGGTTGTTGCCAAATATATGTCTTGATTTCTTTGCATCATCATCATTTCTCCCTAGAGCAATGTTTTCTAGCTCATGGATATCTGCCTGAGGAGGAAGCCCAACAATCACTATGCTCTCAAAAAGATGTGATGGTTCTTTGATGCACCTATTACCCTGTTCCAACCAAAAAAAAAAGAACTTGAGGCACTATGCTCTTCGACATTTGCCAAAATTACCAGTCCTACTACTTCCAAAATGATAGGCCATTTCAGCAGTAAGTAGTCGGCAGCCGGCCAAATAGAAGCAAGAGTCTACATTACATACCTATCTATTGCACTTAAATCAGATTTCAGTAGAACCCCAAAGGCAAAAAAATTGTGTATGCAGGCGTAATAAATACTTATACACTTGTGTAGAAGGTACTTGGGTATGCAGCCCAATTTCAAGGTTTACAACAAAGGTAATTTCTCCTTGATATCAAAAATATGAGACTACTTCACACTATGACTAACATGAATATCCCAACAGCAGAATAGCTCTCGCAGCTCACAAGTCAAATACCAAACCTCTAACCCAAGCATAACAAAGTTTTTCATAAGTTTTAAGTAATTTAGCAATAATTGATCAATCACTGCTTGATAGGCTCCTAACCAAAAAGATTCCAATTAAGAGCTATCAGTGATAGGACTCCACTTGTATCAAACATGGAGTATAATTTTCTCTGACAATGACCCTTCAAAGCAACATTGCATGAATGTAGACATTAGAGCAATACAGATAACAACACAAATGGCATTGTGTCATGTGACCGCACATAGATTATGTCCTACATAGAATAGCGGGAGAAAATCAAGTAGATATTGTTTGTAGCATGAACTGCAAACACGAGTTTTATGCTTGAACAATAGCTGCAAACAAAGACACTTTGAGTCACTGAACAACTACAGAAAATTGACATGGTTTGGCTGAACTTATACCTAGTAGTTTGAAAAGCCAGGTATCACATCAATCATTAAAATTACAGCTCTGACTAAGCACCTTAGTTAATCAGCATAGTATATCCCACATTCCCACACCACGTAGAGTACAATAGATAGACATGAATTGAACATAGGTAGTGACATACATACCAATGACTTCTGCTGGAACCTCGACCACTGCCGCTTGTGTGTCGTGAGGACTTCTGGGTTGTATGGTCCAGACACTTCGGGTGAATTTGAAAACCCTTTCATGATCTTGGAGAATTGCTGCTGCAGCTTCTGCATTGGGCTGCCACTCTCTTCCCCAGACGAATAGACGACGGATGGCCGTGTTGGTTGCACGGTGGCAGCTGAAGCAGCGGCAATAAATGCTCTCGCAACCTCTTCGGTTGATTGCATCAGGTGTGATGTGTTGAACTTAACCCCTTCAGACCCATCATTCTTGTTATCCACCATCCTAAATGCCTGTTACTCGTGCAAGCGAGGATACATTCATTTCAGTACTGTGATCAAGAACACGAAGACAAGCCATATAGCATCAGGAAGTAAGAATTAGTAAATCACAGGAGCACTTACAAATTAAAATCCCATCTGATTAAGCTGTGTTTATATAACCGAGTATTTGGCTATGTATATTTATTCTGTACAATTTTCACGCTCAAATAGGAGCTGAATAACATAAAACTTGTCCACATTTGGTTCCACTTTACCCAGTTGTAGCATGTAGCCAACAAGTAAACCATGTCATCAATCAGCTTTGAATCACCTAAATTCAACTGGACCGGACCTTATCAGCAATCACCCACATAATAAAGCAGCTAAATTGGTGACAGCTCCCTGGTACGGGACAACAGAATCAGCTTGCATCTCACTCCAACATCCAGCCAGAAAGCCACCTAATAACTAACTGTGCGTACTTTTTCCGGTAGTATCAAAGCCATAACCCAAAAGCGCCCCACCGAGTTGGCCACGCACCTTTTCCGCTAGTATCCATCACCAGGAAGAGCATACGGCGGAATCTAAGAAAAGCAGCACCG is drawn from Triticum dicoccoides isolate Atlit2015 ecotype Zavitan chromosome 6B, WEW_v2.0, whole genome shotgun sequence and contains these coding sequences:
- the LOC119322773 gene encoding uncharacterized protein LOC119322773, with amino-acid sequence MVDNKNDGSEGVKFNTSHLMQSTEEVARAFIAAASAATVQPTRPSVVYSSGEESGSPMQKLQQQFSKIMKGFSNSPEVSGPYNPEVLTTHKRQWSRFQQKSLGNRCIKEPSHLFESIVIVGLPPQADIHELENIALGRNDDDAKKSRHIFGNNHHQVHAVSNLEPQVLFAYPPERSLPLKYKDIVSFCLPGGAQVNAVERTPSFSELNEILLGQEHLKESNQSFVFRLQVADDPTLYGCCVLVEEIVQRPSKLVSMLTNEKPVFPRRSRYVVTTPRCYCILSRLPFFELHFGVLQSILMEERLEWLTDGVSMLTSLSPEEDCEDGDICEGSEIVGQELYFGCTTVEKSFEPSVEVSPKQLSDTDSNSEYRENQLDFISQEVQQESGSPVKEEQNVLVTGTATQCYTAEESDNSVSEDTATGVSGVKLDEPDSLPIIPNESDTKENSHVLSHEDVNDGELDIFVNDTILPLIRSRLSEGSESSPSSQDSPSESINLRNDTPDLDLEEPSSIGHGDVVGHNSILRWAKAKKYGSLQVVCQYYQLQCPVRGSSFNFHPLEHLHSLKFHRPGETALHLAGSTIDLRSRDTSLEVAEMRNALFAEEESTALSTWAVATICGCLRLEHVITLFAAALLEKQIVIVCSNLGMLSASVLSIIPLIRPYQWQSLLIPVLPNDMLDFLDAPVPYIVGVQHKTPDLQSRLANAVIIDANKNQIKSASVPQLPQQKELLSALRPYHSRLVGESYLARKRPVYECTDAQVEAAKGFLAVLRSHLDSLCSNLRSHTITNVQSNNDKVSLILRESFIGSFPARDRPFMKLFLDTQLFSVHTDLVLSFYQKD